GGTCGAGGACGACCGCGACCTCGACGTGGGCGACCCGGTCGACGTCGAGTTGACGACCGACCTCAGGGCCTATCAGGAGACGTGGGTCGAGACCTTCCTCGACGCGCGCTCCGGGGTGTACGTCGGGCCGCCCGGCTCCGGCAAGACCGTCGCCGCCATCGCCACCATCGCCGCGGTCGGCGGCGAGACCTTGATTCTCGTCCCCTCCCGCGAACTCGCGGGCCAGTGGCGCGAGGAACTCCTCGACCACTCGACGGTCGACCCGGCCGACATCGGCGAGTACCACGGCGGACAGAAGGATATCCGACCGATCACGATCGCGACCTACCAGATCGCCGGGATGGACCGCCATCGCGCGCTGTTCGACTCGCGGAAGTGGGGGTTGATCTGCTTCGACGAGTGTCTGACCGGAGACACTATCGTTGAAACCCCGTCTGGAAGGACGACGTTCGATGAACTCGATGAGAGATATGAGCTGGAGGATGGGTGGACGACAGATATCGATCTCTCGGTCCGTACTTTCAACCGGGAGCGTGGCACGTACCGATTTACCCCCATCACGGGTATTTATAAATCGACGGCGCCGGTCGAACGGATCGAAACACGTCAGGGATACCCGATAACGGCGACTCCGAGGCACACTCACTTCGTTTTCGACCCCGGCTCTGCACGTATCTCGAAGCAAAAAGGTGTCTCTGAGGGTGATTTCATTGTAAGGCCGCAAACAGAGTCGAAGAAGTATACGGAGACAAACGCGTTGAGTCTTGCATCTGCCGAACTGCTCGGCTGGTTCCTCGGAGACGGTCACCGAGATCGTCACGGCCACGCAAAGTTCTCTTTCGCACGGAAAAAGCGGGAACAGATCAGTATACTCGAAGATCTGTGTAACCGGATCGAACTCGACTACTCGGTGTTTGAGAACAGTAGAGGTGATCTCACGTTGTGGTCGAAACGCTTTGCAGATACACTTCCGTGGGACATCCCTTCCGGGAGTAAGGCGGAGAGAGTGACTGTTCCGCGGGACGCATACGGATGGCACCCAGACCAAGTCGGCGCGCTGTTGAGGGGACTATTCGATGCCGAGGGCTCTGTTGACAAGAAGGGACGAATACAGCTTAACACGATCTCAGAGCGACTCGCGAAGGACGTCGTATTGCTTCTACAGCACCTCAGAATCCCGTCGAAATGTCTCAACCTTGACCGAGACTCTCCGCACAGCGATCTGTTTCGGATACTGATCGCCTCGCGGTACGGGGTGTTATTCTCTGAGAAAGTCGGATTCAGATTACAGTATAAATCGGAGCGGATATCGGTTGGCAAGACACCTGCAACGGGGGTTCCCGTCGGAACGTATCTAAAACGGATCAAAGACGACGTGGAACTTTCGAATGAACAGATCGCAGATATGACCGACGTCTCCAAACAAACGATCGGTGATGTCATTCGCGGGAAGAACCGTTTGGGACAGCAACATCTGAGTTCCCTCGCTGAGGGGCTTCGAAAATACGCACAAACCGATCCAATCTCAATCAATGCGATGCGTGAAGATAGTAACATCACGTACGCGGAAATCGGCGACAAACTAGATGTCTCAACCAGTCATGCGTATACACTGGTTGGCCGAGGAAATGAGCGAACGGTGAAAGTGATCGGTGAACGCGATCGGGACTGTCGGAGAAAGGCAGCCGCGCATGCAGATCGGTTGGATCGGCTCGCAGATTTACAACTTGTCGAAGTCACATCGGTCACGAAAAAAGGCGTTGAGACGGTGTATGACTTCGAGACACGGGATCACACGTTCGTCGCAGATGGCTATCTAACGCACAACTGCCACCACATCACGGCGCCGGTCTTCTCCAGATCTGCCGAGTTACAGACCAGACACCGCCTCGGCCTCTCGGCCACGCCGGTCCGCGAGACCGGCAGCGAGGAGGAGATATACACCCTGATCGGCCGACCGATCGGCGCCGACTGGGACGAACTCTTCGACGCCGGCTTCGTGCAAGAACCGGAAGTCGAGATCCGGTACGTCCCGTGGCGCGACGAGATGGCTCGCAACGAGTACGCCAGCGCCGACGGGCGCGAGCGACGCCGGCTCGCGGCCGAGAACCCCGCGAAGATCGAGGAGATCCGGTACCTGCTCGCCGCCCACCGCGACAAGAAGGCGCTCGTCTTCATCGAGTATCTCGATCAGGGGGAGGCCATCGCCGACGCGCTCGGCGTCCCGTTTATAAGCGGGGAGACGCCGCACCACGAGCGCGCGGCGTTGTTCCGACAGTTCCGCGACGACGGCGCGGACGCCGGACCCAACGACGCGGACGCCGGCCCCGACGGAAAGGGGAGCGGAGTCGACACAATCGTCGTCTCGCGCGTCGGCGACGAGGG
This genomic window from Halorubrum sp. PV6 contains:
- a CDS encoding DEAD/DEAH box helicase family protein, translated to MTDDSGAPAADAEAGADAGDADDPASDAAEPDKGLSLDRFHEALEAEERPVATASEVARRLGTTQAAARDALGALVDRGDVDRLDVESDPVVFFPRDWGRLATRERVVAFPDRREIVVDRPTQFTRARLSQFAHLVDTTGTDPGTRGYLYRIRQEDVWAAPFDDADALIASLRSVLPRRFSHLEEWIRDQWRRAHRFRLYTHEDGYVVLEAAAESLMGNVADQHLDDDHLRAPISETEAWVNEDAVAGVKRALYDAGYPVEDDRDLDVGDPVDVELTTDLRAYQETWVETFLDARSGVYVGPPGSGKTVAAIATIAAVGGETLILVPSRELAGQWREELLDHSTVDPADIGEYHGGQKDIRPITIATYQIAGMDRHRALFDSRKWGLICFDECLTGDTIVETPSGRTTFDELDERYELEDGWTTDIDLSVRTFNRERGTYRFTPITGIYKSTAPVERIETRQGYPITATPRHTHFVFDPGSARISKQKGVSEGDFIVRPQTESKKYTETNALSLASAELLGWFLGDGHRDRHGHAKFSFARKKREQISILEDLCNRIELDYSVFENSRGDLTLWSKRFADTLPWDIPSGSKAERVTVPRDAYGWHPDQVGALLRGLFDAEGSVDKKGRIQLNTISERLAKDVVLLLQHLRIPSKCLNLDRDSPHSDLFRILIASRYGVLFSEKVGFRLQYKSERISVGKTPATGVPVGTYLKRIKDDVELSNEQIADMTDVSKQTIGDVIRGKNRLGQQHLSSLAEGLRKYAQTDPISINAMREDSNITYAEIGDKLDVSTSHAYTLVGRGNERTVKVIGERDRDCRRKAAAHADRLDRLADLQLVEVTSVTKKGVETVYDFETRDHTFVADGYLTHNCHHITAPVFSRSAELQTRHRLGLSATPVRETGSEEEIYTLIGRPIGADWDELFDAGFVQEPEVEIRYVPWRDEMARNEYASADGRERRRLAAENPAKIEEIRYLLAAHRDKKALVFIEYLDQGEAIADALGVPFISGETPHHERAALFRQFRDDGADAGPNDADAGPDGKGSGVDTIVVSRVGDEGIDLPNAEVAIVASGLGGSRRQGSQRAGRTMRPSGSALVYVLATRGSSEEDFAQRQMRHLARKGIRVRETNVAE